The sequence below is a genomic window from Corythoichthys intestinalis isolate RoL2023-P3 chromosome 12, ASM3026506v1, whole genome shotgun sequence.
ttcttgttttacaCTTTTGGTGGTTCTGATTTCCTTCTCTTGTCAGCTATGGCTTACGACCGGTATGCGTCTATCTGCAAGCCTATGCATTATGCAACTACAATGAGCAAAATCAATGTCACCGTCCTGTTGGCTTTGTCCTGGTTTCTCCCTGCTTGTCAGATAATGACGGCTACCCTCATTAATGTGAAGCTAAAAATGTGCAGGTATGTCTCAACGGGGATTTTCTGCAACAATTCTGTGCATAAGCTTTACTGCATGAGATCACAAATGCTGTCTGGTTTTGATTTGTTCATATTTTTCACCCTTATGGTTGTCCCGGTGCAGTTCATTCTCTTCACAtacatgaaaatatttatcgtggTGTATCGCCGTTGCAGCCGAGCCCGGGAAAAGGCTGCTGAGACCTGCTTACCTCACCTGGTGGTGTTATTCAGCTTCTGCTACTTGGTTGTGTTCGATTTCACTGCGGACCATATGGAGGCGGAGATTCCAAAGAGGGTTCGCCTGGTAATGATGTTGCAAGTAGTGGTGTACAGTCCTCTTTTCAATCCAATTATATATGGAGTGAAGATGAAAGGAATCCGCATCCGCATCAAGCAGTTGTTTCGTCACCTTGTCAAAAAAAGAAGTTAAAAAAGTAATAGTTGCTGATTAATACTGACTTGTGTATGTGCACTTTTCTTTCTCAGAGAAACACTGAAgttttaagaaataaaaaatgttacatTCAGCAAATACATGTTTAATAATGCTGAATAAATATTGTATTGTGGTTCAAAGAAGCATTTGATTGGTAAATATTTATGAAATAAAATCAGTGTGTTTCAAGGCtgaaggtttggtctcaatattggtagggatgataaaaCAGCATTACCTGCatgcagtggcggacttggcaattttggggcctaatatccaggggccctcttcatgggtcaggggttaaaaaggtgagaagggtgtggaggaaatatgttctggtactctagggctgtcctaaacgacaaattttctcctgattagttagccgactagttttacgattaatcgactaatctaataattttcttttttatcttACTAAttcagcaatgaaatttttgttgacgcttcttatttcacaaaactattttggaacacttaaattctttattaaagcacaaataatcatgtaaataacaattattaatcacaaataaacaatgaagttaaatgctgatagcatttactagtgcaaaagaatggaaagtaaacagatttagaacactgactttgcctttccgacattattcaaaacaattaaaaaaaaaaaaaattcaagcaaTATGATAATAGTATACtactttatacagtggggcaaataagtatttagtcaaccaccaattgtgcaagttctcctacttgaaaagattagtttCAACTAGCAATAATCGCGCCTCGGATAAACCTCATAGGCTACGATACTGCCAAAGAGAGGCGTGTAATTATTATTAAGTTATTCATTAAGTATTATTAAGTATTtattaagtatttgatacactgccaatgggttttcccattggcagtgtatcaaatacttgttctccccactgtatatatacatatatatatatatatacacatatatataagggctgtcaaacaattaaaatttttaatcgagttaattacagcttaagaactaattaatcgtaattaattgcaattaatcgcaattcaaaccatctataaaatatgcgatatttttctgtaaattattgttggaatggaaagataagacacaagatggatatatacatgcaacctacagtacataaggactgtatttgtttattataacaataaatcaacaagatggcattaacattattaacattctgttaaagcgatccatggatagaaagacttgtagttcttaaaagataaatgttagtacaagttatagaaattttatattaaaacccctcttaatgttttcgttttaataaaatttgtaaaattttcaatcaaaaaataatctagtagcccgccattgttgatgtccattattacttacacaatgctcatgggtgctgaagcctacaaaatcagtcacacccaagcgccagcagagggtggcaaaactccataaaacacaattaacaagtgggcatttcactgtactgtcatttaaatctatctgagtagggcatgtgcgttagttccgttaaatattttaacgtaattttagaattaattaccgcccattaacgcgataattttgacagccctatatatatatattatacatatatatatatatatataaaatatgaacttccggtatcgatatcggatcgggatcgcaatatttggccttggtattacttggtatcggatcgaatccaaaatcactggtatcgcccatcaCTACTACatagctgtcggtcttcttctggcatgtgagcgcacttcttcacgtaaacaagtgcaagtgcacccccacgtgggcgtgaaagcgccacaaactaaaagcatgtatTTCAATATAATATAACAATATGTATTCAatatgtcactccaaaacaccaaaataatatgtgaaatgatgtcataatgtgtaaataatttcacacataagccactcctgactataagtcgcacccccagccaaactatgaaaaaaaactgcgacttttagtccgaaaaatacggtaaaactttttTGCTTGTTTCACAACTTTCATTTCTTTGtagataatgacaataaagaacattcttcattattattttttacttgagtactcctacttctactctacccacctctggacacGTAGCAACGTAACGAAAGCTATGACTTTGATGGGTCAGTCATACAAACATCACGTAGGTGAAAAATGCTTAAGGGAGTTTGTTGACATGACAGCAGCTTTTAATGAGATCCATGGAGGGTGAGCAGCCATTTTATAAGACTTGGCACTCAGGCAACTCTTGACCACTGTGTGCGCATCGTGCAAAAAACGAGCGAACGCATGAACCGAACATGAGGAACGGATCACAGATCCTAATAATAACTCTTGGTGGCTATGTTGATTTGGATAAGTATAGATATGTTTACTTTGTGTCTCTTTTAACCGTTTATGTTTTCATCTTCTGCTCTAATTGCAGCATTATCGGTCTCATCTGGAATCACAGGAACCTTCACGAGCCCATGTACATTTTCATCGCAGCTTTGTGTCTCAACTCGCTTATGTACAGCACTGTTATATACCCCAAACTGTTTGTTGACATCTTGTCTCACAGGCAGAGCATTTCTCACCCGGCCTGTATGTTGcagttgttctttttttacactttttGTGCTTCAGACTTCTTTCTCTTGGCAGCCATGGCTTATGACAGGTATGTGTCAATCTGCAAGCCTCTGCAATATGCAACTACAATGAACGCAACTAGAGTCACCATTCTGATAGCTTTGTCCTGGTTTCTGCCTGTATGCCTGATCGCAGCAGCAACTAGCATCAATGCGAAGCAAAAAATGTGCAGGTTTGTCTCAGAGGGAATTTTCTGCAACAATTCCATAACTAAGCTTCACTGCGTGAGATCCCAAATGCTGGCTGTTATCGCTTTGTTAATTCTTTTCAATGGTGCATTTGTCCCCGTGCTGTTCATCCTATTCACATACATAAGGATATTCATTGCTGTGTATCGTCGTAGCAGTCGAGCCAAGGAAAAGGCGGCTGAGACCTGTTTACCTCACATGATAGTTTTGATTGGCTTCTGTTGTTTGGGTTCGTTCGATATCATCATGGCCCGAGTGGATTCTGAGCTTCCAAAGAGAATTCGCCTGATCATGACATTGCAAATGGTGGTGTGGAGTCCTCTCTTCAATCCAATCATATACGGACTGAGGATGAAAAATATCCGGAAATATATCAACATGTTGTTACATCACCTTGTGAAATAAACCAACAAAGGCATTCTAATTTTTAGTTTTTCTTCATGTCATCGGTTTTCTAAATTATGAACACTTGCTGGGGtttgtttgtatgtgtgtgtgtttgtattgtGCATTATTTGCATTGCAAgtcatgataaaaaaaaaaatcccattcagAATTGTTAGTGTATCATTACTTCCTTCACAGAATTTAATGGATTAAATGCAGCACTTATATAATGTTGCTATATAACGTTGCCAAAGATGCAATGGTTGACCGGACTGAAACATATTTTCTATAAACTTCATGAGtggaataattatttctttcaaATGTCTGTTTATTGGTTTTAGGCAAATTAAAGCAATCAACAGTGACAGTTAAAGTGGAAAAATAACCACTTGACAATCCCGAGGTATAaggatttatatatatacatatgtggaatacaagggcgtaggtttggtctcaaaattggtagggacgatataacggcataaccggcatgtacactttttgggggggtaaaggacattaataagaccaaacagatatgGTGAATTGGGGTCAGGCCTACATTTGTCAcggatatgaacctaattaatatgTAAGCTTTATgatgaatgcaaaataaatctgtattgacttatatacCCTAACTTTcaaactgcaaatttataacatcttaatctgatattttttcttcaatCTAGTTGAATAATTTTCTCTATCTTATTTTAAGTGttcaagactagttaacagattaatgggtcagattattccatcTAAGTAAAtactaccatttgttcttataaactcatacatctaaaaatcggtaatttttcacctaaatcaagaaaaaatgctttcaaataatgtttggaacaatttcttgaattaagaacatttctgattttttttttttttttttttttgatgaaataTACTAACTTTTTgctaaaataaatctgttaagattattttcagctagctatttttcttatttcaagaaatctgagtaaaatttacttgaagcactggcagctcatttcacttatttctaatagatttacagtgaaaacaagggaatttaactagtttcaagggagtgtgtttttgcagtgcatatgtattggttcaggtgatacaccattggattcaaacctttgttttaaaaagcttcctactcgagttcgagaaattcacacagattaatgtaatGCTACTTTAACTATGATGCagttcagactttcagtagcaaaataagTGGTGTGTTcaccacctccacaacactgacacctttttacattacttacagtggctgctgctggcagaaaaGAATTTCTAAATTTCCCTCTCATTCGAAGGAGGCGGAGGAGGCCGTATGCAGTTTTTCTGTCACGGCTGTGACTCCGtctgtgggggtggggggtcaagtcatcagccaatcaaacgtgtgtttgaggggaaaaaaattggactacaACATTCAGCGAGTGAAGAGGGGTTAGGGTAAGTCTGAACTTAATGAAAGCAATTCACTTTAAaatggtggggtcaattctatccttacaacatatgggaagacattttaaatcacctatgtaactgaagtcattatataatgcaaataaggttgcttaaaatttgttggggacaatttgagcctggtaaattggtagtgttatgtccctaccatcccgatGCAAATCTATGCCCTTGCACtgaacatccaatccattttaaatgagAGGGGTCAAATGAAGGGCTGTAACTGCAGACACGAATGTCAGTAAAGTGCAGTAGTGCACGCGCTGGATCACATAAATCTACGGTTTAACGGcatcattttcaaaataaaaccattTTTGAATTTACAATATGAATGACCTACAACGTGTTTGTCAGGTAGAACAACCCCgcacacagaatgtttatttggagaAAGTTATCATTTTTTATACTGTTAAAGCATCCAgtagggcatcacaatacaattagccataatatgttaatccACGACCAGTATTGTTCAtcgtactttaaaaaagtatgtaattacagttacaaattgctTCTCCAAAAAAGCaaatgagttagtaactcagttacctcaacgtAAGAGTATAATTAGTCAatcggcaaagtaactgatgttacttttcatgttctacatgttattacatgatccattcaaTAACCTCTTTCAAATCATATAcaatggggaaaataagtatttagtcaaccaccaattgtgcaagttctcctacttgaaaagattaggacgcctgtaattgtcaacatgagtaaacctcaaccttgagagacagaatgtggaaaaaaacccagaaaatcacattgtttgatttttaaagaatttattttcaaattaaagtggaaaataagtatttggtcaccgacaaacaagcaagatttctggctgtcaaagaggtctaacttcttctaaccaggtctaacgaggctccactcgtgacctgtattaatggcacctgttttaactcattatcggtataaaagacacctgtccacaacctcagtcagtcacacgccaaactccacgatggccaagaccaaagagctgtcgaaggacaccagagacaaaattgtagccctgcatcaggctgggaagactgaatctgcaataggtaaaatgcttggtgtaaagaaatcaactgtgggagcaattattagaaaatggaagagatacaagaccactgataatctccctcgatctggggctccatgcaagatctcaccccgtggcgtcaaaatgataacaaaaacggtgaacaaaaatcccagaaccacacggggggacctagtgaatgacctacagagagctgggaccacagtaacaaaggctactatcagtaacacaatgcgccgccagagactcaaatcttgcactgccagacgtgtcccccccgctgaagaaagtacacgtccaggcccgtctgctgttcgctagagagcatttggatgatccagaaaaggactgggagaatgtgttatggtcagatgaaaaaaaaatagaacttttgagtagaaacataggttctcgtgtttggaggggaaagaatactgaattgcatcctaagaacaccatacccactgtgaagcataggggtggaaacatcatgctttggggctgtttttctgcaaagggaccaggacgactgatctgtgtaaaggaaagaataaatggggccatgtatcgagagattttgagtgaaaatctccttccatcagcaagggcattgaagatgagacgtggctgggtctttcagcatgacaatgatcccaaacacacaaccagggcaacatgcctaagaagcatttcaaggtcctggagtggccaagccagtctccagatctcaaccccctagaaaatctgcggagggagttgaaagtccgtgttgctcaacgaaagccctaaaacaacactgctctagaggagatctgcatggaggaataggccaaaataccagcaacagtgtatgaaaagcttgtgaagagttacagaaaacgtttggcctccgttattgccaacattttgacgccacggtgtgagatcttgcatggagccgcagatcgagggaggttatcagcagtgttgggcacgttattttaaaaaattaatttctaatttggaaataaattctttaaaaatcaaacaatgtgatttttttttccacattctgtctctcatggttgaggtttaatcatgttgacaattacaggcctctctcatattttcaagtgggagaacttgcacaattagtggttgactaaatacttattttccccactgtaactataacataaagaacatgctaccaagtttaccaaaccttcAGTGTCTCTCCAAaacagcaaaataacatgtgaaatgatatcataatatgGTAattatttcacacataagtcgcacccccagccaaaccatgaaaaaaactgcgacttatactccgaaaaatacggtaatattttCTGCTTGTTTCACAACATTCATTTCGTTGTAGATAgataatgacaataaaaacCATtcttcttattttttacttgagtactcctacttctactctacccacctctggacacGTAGCAACGTAACGAAAGCTATGACTTTGATGGGTCAGTCATACAAACATCACGTAGGTGAAAAATGCTTAAGGGAGTTTGTTGACATGACAGCAGTCTTTAATGAGATCCATGGAGGGTGAGCAGCCATTTTATAAGACTTGGCACTCAGGCAACTCTTGACCACTGTGTGCGCATCGTGCAAAAAAACGAGCGAACGCATGCACCGAACATGAGGAACGGATCACAGATCCTAATAATAACTCTTGGTGGCTATGTTGATTTGGATAAGTATAGATATATTTACTTTGTGTCTCTTTTAACCgtttatgttttcattttctgcTCTAATTGCAGCATTATCGGTCTCATCTGGAATCACAGGAACCTTCACGAGCCCATGTACATTTTCATCGCAGCTTTGTGTCTCAACTCGCTTATGTACAGCACTGTTATATACCCCAAACTGTTTGTTGACATCTTGTCTCAAGGGCAGAGCATTTCTCACTCGGCCTGTATGTTGcagttgttctttttttacactttttGTGCTTCAGACTTCTTTCTCTTGGCAGCCATGGCTTACGACAGGTATGTGTCCATCTGCAAGCCTCTGCGATATGCAACTACAATGAACACAACTAGAGTCACCATTCTGATAGCTTTGTCCTGGTTTCTGTCTGCCTGCCTGATCGCAGCAGCAACTACCATCAATGCGAAACAAAAAATGTGCCGGTTTGTCTCAGAGGGAATTTTCTGCAACAATTCCATATCTAAGCTTCACTGTCTGAGATCCCAAATGCTGGCTGTTATCGGTTTGTTAATTCTTTTCAATGCTGCATTTGTCCCCGTGCTGTTCATCCTCTTTACATATGTAAGGATATTCATTGCTGTGTATCGTCGTAGCAGTCGAGCCAAGGAAAAGGCAGCTGAAACCTGTTTACCTCACATGATAGTTTTGATTAGCTGCTGTTGCCTGACTGCGTTCGATGTCATCATGGTCCGAGTGGATTCTGAGCTTCCGAAGAGAGTTCGCCTGATCATGATATTGCAAATGGTGGTGTGGAGTCCTCTCTTCAACCCAATCATATACGGACTGAGGATGAAAAATATCCGGAAATATCTCAACATGTTGTTACACCACCTTGTCAAATAAACCAACAAAGGCATTCaaattttacaaacattttctTCATGTCATCGGTTTTCTAGATTATGAACACTTGCTGGGGTTTGTTtgtatgataaaaaaaaatctcaatcaGAATTGTTAGTGTATCATTACCTCTTTCACAGAATGTAATGgattaaatacagtacttataaaaTGTTGCTATATAACGTTGCCAAAATGGTTGACCGGACTGAGACATATTTTCTATAAACTTCCCAAACAGACAACATGAGtggaataattatttctttgttCATTGGTTATAAGCAAATTAAAGCAATCAACAGTGACAGTTAAAGTGGAAAAATAACCACTTGtggaatatatacagtatgtttgaggaagaaaaagaatgtactggcacattcagcaagagaaaaggggtcaatgtaagtatgaacataatgaaaacaattcacttaataatgctagggtcaattctatccttacaacatatgggaagacattcTAAATCACctccagtggggcaaataagttgttagtcaaccactaattgtgcaagttctcccacttgaaaatattagagaggcctgtaattgtcaacatgggtaaccctcaaccatgagagacagaatgtgaaaaaaacaacaacaacagacaatcacattgtttgatttttaaagaatttatttgctaatcatggtgcaaaataagtatttggtcaataccaaatgttcatctcaatactttgttatgtaccctttgttggcaataacggaggccaaacattttctgtaactcttcacaagcttttcacaaactgttgctggtatttcggcccattcctccacgcagatctcctctagagcagtgatgttttggggctgtcgttggacaacacggactttcaactccctccacagattttctatggagttgagatctggatactggctaggccactccaggagcttgaaatgcttcttacgaagccactcctttgttgccctggctgtgtgtttgggaccattgtcatgctgagaaacccagtcacgtctcatcttcaatgcccttgctgatggaaggagattttcactcaaaatctctcgatacatggccccatttattctttcctttatacagatcagtcgtcctggtccttttgcagaaaaacagccccatagcatgtttccacccccatgcatcacagtgggtatggtgcaattgagtattctttttttcttcatacacgagaacctgtgtttctaccaaaaagttctattttggtttcatctgaccataacacatactcccagtcctcttctggatcatccaaatgctctctagcgaaccacagacgggcctggacgtgtattgacttcagcagggggacacgtctggcagtgcaggatttgagttactgtggtcccagctctctgtaggtcattcactaggtccccccgtgtggttcaggaatttttgctcaccattcttatcattttgacgccacggggtgagatcttgcatggagccccagatcgagggagattttcGGTGGTGTTGTGTGTcttacattttctaataattgctcccacagttgatttttttttgacaccaagcgaagagtgaagagttacagaaaacgtttggcctccgttattgccaacaaagggtacaaaacaaaggattgagatgaacttttggtattgaccaaatacttattttccaccgtgatttgcaaataaattctttaaaaatcaaacaatgtgattttcttttttttttccacattctgtctctcatggttgaggtttactcatgttgacaattacaggcctctcaaatcttttcaagtaggagaacttgcacagttggtgactgactaaatacttatttaccccactgtatgtaactgaagtcattatataatgcaaataaggttgcttaaaatctGGTGGGACAATTTGAGCCTGGTAAATTggaagtgttatgtccctaccatcccgatGCAAATCTATCCCCTTGCActgaacgtccaatccattttaaatcaGAGGGGTCAAATGAATGGCTGTAACTGCAAACACGAATGTCAGTAAAGTGCTGTAGTGCACACACTGGATCACATAAATCTACGGTTTAACGGcatcattttcaaaataaaaccatttttgaatttacaatatgaatgagctacaacgTGTTTGTCAGGTAGAACAACCCCGCACACAGAATGTATATTTGGAGAAAGTTAAAGTTTTTTATACTGTTAAAGCATCCAgtagggcatcacaatacaattagccataatatgttaatccacgaccagtgttgttaatcttactataaaaaagtaattaattacagttacaaattgcttctcccaaaaagcaaatgagttagtaactcagttacctcaacatAAGAGTATAATTAGTCGATCgacaaagtaactgatgttacttttcatgttctacatgttattacatgatccattcaaTAACCTCTTTCacatcatatacagtggggcaaataagtatttagtcaaccactaattgtgcaagttctcctacttgaaaagattaggacacctgtaattgtcaacatgagtaaacctcaaccatgagagacagaatgtggaaaaaaaactgaaaatcacattgtttgatttttaaagaatttatttccaaattagagtggaaaataagcatttggtcacctacaaacaagcaagatttctggctgtcaaagaggtctaacttcttctaacgaggtctaacgaggctccacttgttacctgtattagtggctcttgttttaactcaatatctgtataaaagacacctatccataatctcagtcagtcacactccaaactccactatggccaagaccaaagagctgttgaaggacaccagacacaaaattgtagacctacaccaggctgggatgactgaatctgcagtaggtaaaatgcctggtgtaaagaaatcaagtgtgtgggcaattattagaaaatggaatacatacaagaccactgataatctccctcgatctggggctccatggaagattttaccccgtggcgtcaaaatgataacaagaacagtaagcaaaaatcccagaaccacacggcgggacctagtgaatgacctacagagagctgggaccaaagtaacaaaggctactatcagtaacacaatgcgctgccagggactcaaatcctgcaatgccagacgtgtcccccctgctgaagaaagtacatgtccaggcgcgtctgcagttcactagagagcatttagatgatccagaagaggactgggagaatgtgttatggtcaaatgaatccaaaatagaacgttttggtaataacacaggttctcgtgtttggaagagaaagaatactgaattgcatctgaagaacaacacacctactgtgaagcatggggtggaaacatcatgctttggggctgtttttctgcaaagggaccaggacaactgatctgtgtaaaggaaagaatgaatggggccatgtatcgagagattttgagtgaaaatctccttccatcagcaagggaattgaagatgagacgtggctgggtctttcagcatgacaatgatcccaaacacacagccagggcaacaaaggagtggcttcataagaaacatttcaaggtcctggagtggcctagccagtctccagatatcaaccccatcgaaaatctgcggagggagttgaaagtccatgttgcccaacgacagccccaaaacatcgctgctctagaggagatctgcatggaggaatgggccaaaataaataataaataaataaataatgggccagtgtgtgaaaagcttgtgaagagttacagaaaacgtttggcctccattattgccaacaaagggtacataacaaagtattgagatggactcatggtattgaccaaatacttgttttccaccatgatttgcaaataaattctttaaaaatcaaacaatgtgattttctgttttttttcccacattctgcctctcatggttga
It includes:
- the LOC130926633 gene encoding olfactory receptor 10J5-like; translation: MRNGSQILIITLGGYVDLDKYRYIYFVSLLTVYVFIFCSNCSIIGLIWNHRNLHEPMYIFIAALCLNSLMYSTVIYPKLFVDILSQGQSISHSACMLQLFFFYTFCASDFFLLAAMAYDRYVSICKPLRYATTMNTTRVTILIALSWFLSACLIAAATTINAKQKMCRFVSEGIFCNNSISKLHCLRSQMLAVIGLLILFNAAFVPVLFILFTYVRIFIAVYRRSSRAKEKAAETCLPHMIVLISCCCLTAFDVIMVRVDSELPKRVRLIMILQMVVWSPLFNPIIYGLRMKNIRKYLNMLLHHLVK
- the LOC130926631 gene encoding olfactory receptor 1P1-like; translated protein: MMNGTPVLITLGGYVDVDEYRYVYFLFLLTVYMFILCSNCTMICLIWIHRNLHEPMYIFIAALSLNSLFYSTAIYPKMLVDVLSHRQSISHSACMLQFFLFYTFGGSDFLLLSAMAYDRYASICKPMHYATTMSKINVTVLLALSWFLPACQIMTATLINVKLKMCRYVSTGIFCNNSVHKLYCMRSQMLSGFDLFIFFTLMVVPVQFILFTYMKIFIVVYRRCSRAREKAAETCLPHLVVLFSFCYLVVFDFTADHMEAEIPKRVRLVMMLQVVVYSPLFNPIIYGVKMKGIRIRIKQLFRHLVKKRS
- the LOC130926632 gene encoding olfactory receptor 10J5-like — encoded protein: MRNGSQILIITLGGYVDLDKYRYVYFVSLLTVYVFIFCSNCSIIGLIWNHRNLHEPMYIFIAALCLNSLMYSTVIYPKLFVDILSHRQSISHPACMLQLFFFYTFCASDFFLLAAMAYDRYVSICKPLQYATTMNATRVTILIALSWFLPVCLIAAATSINAKQKMCRFVSEGIFCNNSITKLHCVRSQMLAVIALLILFNGAFVPVLFILFTYIRIFIAVYRRSSRAKEKAAETCLPHMIVLIGFCCLGSFDIIMARVDSELPKRIRLIMTLQMVVWSPLFNPIIYGLRMKNIRKYINMLLHHLVK